The Ranitomeya imitator isolate aRanImi1 chromosome 3, aRanImi1.pri, whole genome shotgun sequence genome has a window encoding:
- the PIGW gene encoding phosphatidylinositol-glycan biosynthesis class W protein, which yields MSGKQLKETFVRNLNGTSLEEISLGLSITPLCILCRGFIFISLYQKFGVVVYSWKYSLFLDFSLLVLPQVLSCTVLSDFLHLLVVCISVTCALWFYMIYRNTVSYKNTSFTNICQTFLNAQIDDRNVPSVTTFRVFINLLTSISILAVDFPVFPRRYAKTETYGTGVMDLGVGCFTFANALISPEARSKHDEKTSAFHRVKKQLSAVWPLVFLGVGRLISVKAIDYHEHVSEYGVHWNFFFTLAIIRVFSSCLLTLIPAQKIWLVATIIIFSYQILLETTNLKTFILYGSDKKGTRHGFLNANREGIFSVIGYVGIYMFGVQIGSYLLKKRKFVKEWIELFLKFTILSVIILISMIIVQIYVELISRRLGNFPFCIWTVGQCMAWLCLIILCDLILVFVKHLTPGSYIPSTWNISSAMHGHQRNVLHLKEKKKVINFCLIEAINRNQLLFFLHSNILTGVVNLIIDTIHCSSVFSLFALLMYMFLNCLISYILHINNITVKWW from the coding sequence ATGTCTGGAAAGCAGCTTAAAGAAACATTTGTAAGAAATCTCAATGGAACCAGCCTAGAGGAGATCTCATTAGGCTTAAGTATAACCCCGCTTTGCATCCTTTGTAGGGGTTTCATATTTATTTCCCTCTATCAAAAGTTTGGTGTAGTTGTTTACTCTTGGAAATACAGCCTTTTTCTGGATTTTTCTCTGTTAGTGCTTCCACAAGTATTGTCCTGCACAGTTCTCTCAGATTTCTTACACCTATTGGTGGTTTGTATTTCAGTAACGTGTGCACTGTGGTTTTACATGATATACAGGAATACTGTTTCTTACAAAAACACATCTTTTACAAATATCTGCCAGACCTTCTTAAATGCACAAATTGATGACCGGAATGTACCTTCTGTTACAACGTTTCGCGTTTTCATTAATTTGCTTACATCCATTTCTATTTTAGCTGTAGATTTTCCTGTGTTTCCAAGGCGTTACGCCAAAACAGAAACATATGGCACTGGCGTAATGGATCTTGGTGTGGGATGTTTTACGTTTGCAAATGCCCTTATTTCCCCTGAAGCAAGATCAAAACATGACGAAAAAACATCTGCATTTCACAGAGTGAAAAAACAACTTAGTGCAGTGTGGCCATTAGTCTTTCTTGGAGTTGGACGACTCATCAGTGTCAAAGCAATAGATTATCATGAACACGTATCGGAGTATGGCGTTCACtggaacttttttttcactttggcAATCATTAGAGTGTTTTCATCATGTCTGCTGACTTTAATTCCAGCACAAAAAATCTGGCTTGTGGCTACAATTATTATTTTCAGCTATCAAATACTTCTGGAAACAACTAATTTAAAGACCTTTATTTTATATGGCAGTGATAAAAAAGGCACACGACATGGTTTTCTTAATGCAAACAGAGAAGGAATATTCTCTGTAATTGGTTATGTTGGAATTTATATGTTTGGAGTTCAGATTGGCTCTTACCTTTTAAAGAAAAGGAAATTTGTGAAAGAATGGATAGAATTATTTCTTAAGTTCACAATTTTATCTGTTATAATCCTAATTAGTATGATCATAGTTCAAATATATGTTGAGCTCATTTCCCGTAGATTGGGCAACTTTCCATTTTGTATTTGGACTGTTGGCCAGTGTATGGCTTGGCTATGCTTAATAATTTTATGTGATCTGATTTTGGTGTTTGTTAAGCATTTGACTCCTGGAAGCTATATTCCCAGTACTTGGAATATAAGCAGTGCTATGCACGGTCATCAAAGGAATGTCTTgcatctaaaagaaaaaaaaaaagtcattaattTCTGTCTAATTGAAGCTATCAATAGGAATCAGTTGCTGTTCTTCTTGCACTCAAATATACTGACTGGTGTAGTAAACCTTATAATTGATACTATTCACTGTAGCAGTGTATTCTCGCTCTTTGCACTTCTTATGTACATGTTTTTGAACTGTTTGATTTCttatattttacacataaataataTTACTGTTAAATGGTGGTGA